In Gemmata obscuriglobus, a single genomic region encodes these proteins:
- a CDS encoding Uma2 family endonuclease, translating into MSAVLTAAPFTPTFLNEASIAKFSTERYDRMVGAGIFTPDDDVELLENYVVLKMPKNPAHDGTALRIRKRLSRALPTGWDIREQGTLALSDSRPEPDFAVVREDPADYTTRHPTPDDTALVIEVANASLLRDQRDKARIYARANVACYWIINLEERRVEVHTQPSGPGAAPAYASVQNYTPGDAVPLVLDGTTVTSIPVADLLP; encoded by the coding sequence ATGTCCGCTGTACTGACCGCCGCGCCTTTCACGCCGACGTTCCTGAACGAGGCGTCGATCGCGAAGTTCTCAACCGAGCGGTACGACCGCATGGTTGGGGCGGGGATCTTTACGCCGGACGACGACGTCGAACTGCTTGAAAACTACGTGGTGCTCAAGATGCCCAAGAATCCTGCGCACGACGGCACGGCACTCCGTATTCGTAAGCGACTCTCACGTGCGCTACCGACAGGATGGGATATCCGCGAACAGGGCACGCTGGCACTTTCTGATAGTCGCCCGGAGCCGGATTTCGCGGTCGTTCGCGAAGACCCGGCCGATTACACGACGCGACACCCGACCCCGGATGACACGGCGCTGGTGATCGAAGTTGCGAACGCGTCGCTGCTCCGCGACCAGCGCGACAAGGCCCGCATTTACGCCCGCGCGAATGTCGCTTGCTACTGGATCATCAATCTTGAAGAGCGCCGGGTCGAGGTTCACACGCAACCGTCCGGCCCGGGCGCCGCTCCGGCCTACGCTTCTGTGCAAAACTACACACCCGGCGACGCGGTTCCGCTCGTTCTCGACGGCACGACGGTCACCTCGATTCCCGTCGCCGATTTGCTCCCGTGA
- a CDS encoding DUF1501 domain-containing protein, which produces MSPFTHPHLTRRDAIQAGAVGLLGLGMSPLSALRAEPSPRARAVIYVFLSGGLAQHESFDPKPNAPDSIRGEFGTTATKTPGLRVTEHLPKLAACSDKWCVVRSLTHKSNDHSLGHHIMLTGRSDAPVGFNPSKPQPTDHPSLAAIAGAVTRARNNLPPALVLPDKIVHNAGRVIPGQFAGVMGRARDPWFLEASAFEPKAYGAYPEYEFDHQQRPFQPVRKGFTLPDLSLPQGIGAERFADRLDVLAHLDRQRKTLAEAASTGALDRSRADAVSLLTDARVRAAFDLKRADPRDVERYGNNAFGWSLLMAARLVEAGVNLVQVNLGNNETWDTHGNAFPHLKDKLLPPTDRSLSALIADLDQRGLLGSTLVVVAGEFGRTPRVSTLTQHYKGPGRDHWGAVQSVLLAGGGVSGGRVVGSSDKNGGFPATDPQTPENFAATIYSALGLPKTAAWHDAENRPHHLYHADPMPVA; this is translated from the coding sequence ATGTCCCCGTTCACCCATCCTCACCTCACGCGCCGCGACGCGATCCAGGCCGGCGCCGTCGGCCTGCTCGGCCTCGGAATGTCGCCGTTGAGTGCGCTCCGCGCGGAACCGAGCCCGCGGGCGCGGGCGGTCATTTACGTGTTCCTTTCCGGCGGGCTCGCGCAGCACGAGAGCTTCGACCCGAAGCCGAACGCCCCGGATTCGATCCGCGGCGAGTTCGGCACCACCGCGACGAAGACCCCCGGGCTGCGCGTCACCGAACACCTGCCGAAGCTCGCCGCGTGCTCGGACAAGTGGTGCGTCGTGCGCTCGCTGACGCACAAGTCGAACGACCACTCGCTGGGGCACCATATCATGCTCACCGGCCGCTCGGACGCGCCGGTCGGCTTCAACCCGAGCAAGCCGCAGCCCACCGATCACCCGAGCCTCGCCGCGATCGCCGGTGCGGTCACGCGGGCGCGGAACAACCTGCCGCCCGCCCTCGTGCTGCCGGACAAGATCGTTCACAACGCCGGTCGGGTGATCCCGGGGCAGTTCGCGGGCGTCATGGGACGCGCCCGCGACCCGTGGTTCCTCGAAGCCAGCGCGTTCGAGCCGAAGGCGTACGGTGCGTACCCCGAGTACGAGTTCGACCACCAGCAGCGGCCGTTTCAGCCTGTGCGTAAGGGGTTTACTCTGCCCGACCTGAGCCTGCCGCAGGGGATCGGGGCGGAACGGTTCGCGGACCGGCTCGACGTACTGGCCCACCTCGACAGGCAGCGCAAGACGTTAGCCGAGGCCGCCAGCACGGGCGCGCTCGACCGCTCGCGCGCCGACGCCGTGAGCCTGCTCACCGACGCCCGGGTGCGGGCGGCGTTTGATCTGAAGCGGGCGGACCCGCGGGACGTGGAGCGGTACGGCAACAACGCGTTCGGCTGGTCGTTGCTGATGGCCGCGCGCCTCGTCGAAGCCGGGGTGAATCTGGTTCAGGTGAACCTGGGCAACAACGAGACCTGGGACACGCACGGGAACGCGTTTCCGCACCTGAAAGACAAATTGCTCCCGCCGACGGATCGCTCGCTGTCCGCCCTGATTGCCGACCTCGACCAGCGCGGGTTGCTCGGTTCAACGCTGGTCGTGGTGGCGGGCGAGTTCGGGCGCACCCCGCGCGTCAGCACCTTGACGCAACACTACAAGGGGCCGGGTCGTGACCATTGGGGCGCGGTGCAGTCGGTTCTGCTCGCGGGCGGCGGAGTGAGCGGAGGGCGCGTGGTGGGCTCATCGGACAAGAACGGCGGCTTCCCGGCGACCGATCCGCAGACGCCGGAAAACTTCGCGGCGACCATTTATAGCGCACTGGGGTTGCCGAAGACGGCGGCGTGGCACGACGCGGAGAACCGCCCGCACCACCTCTACCACGCCGACCCGATGCCCGTGGCGTAA